The proteins below come from a single Hemibagrus wyckioides isolate EC202008001 linkage group LG22, SWU_Hwy_1.0, whole genome shotgun sequence genomic window:
- the entr1 gene encoding endosome-associated-trafficking regulator 1, with the protein MSKHKTAKKKLIIEDDEPKEDGEELNPFSFKEFIRSKNQHPSIIDPVEKTFDGACSVQDEYKFVSGFKHSHKGHFFTDPSLLEQSFNFKPEDEWTESYQPSGIDQVHDLGLSSSLEGNAYLDHSLLSCEDETVKEWELREDFSPQRDFHRRSTGSYEGDEETSVVDLTFQSKNSTENGIRYQEKLREENSQLRKHIRELLKKSEADSTKIRQLTDELHSRNLKEEREAKALESMVQSVEENLQLMTKRAVKAESSLSKLKQEVQQLQSQLDVYRCENERLRAGETAALTSMRQNAQVASKYLIKAAQDAEMSIKQLLTGRETLCLVSELLSSVDKITEIPK; encoded by the exons ATGTCCAAACACAAAACAGCCAAGAAAAAGCTTATTATTGAAGATG ATGAGCCAAAAGAGGATGGAGAGGAACTGAATCCCTTCTCCTTCAAGGAATTTATCAGGAGCAAAAATCAACATCCCAGCATCATCGATCCTGTTGAG AAAACTTTTGATGGCGCTTGCTCTGTGCAGGACGAATACAAGTTTGTCAGCGGCTTCAAGCACAGCCATAAGGGTCACTTTTTCACAGATCCCTCACTACTCGAGCAGTCATTTAACTTTAAACCCGAGGACGAATGGACTGAAAGCTACCAGCCCTCGGGCATCGATCAGGTGCACGATTTAGGACTGAGTAGTTCTCTGGAAGGCAATGCTTACTTGGATCACTCTTTATTGTCCTGTGAAGATGAGACAGTAAAAGAGTGGGAGCTGCGAGAGGATTTCTCACCACAGCGTGACTTCCACAGAAGGAGCACAGGGAGCTATGAAGGCGACGAAGAGACCTCGGTTGTTGATCTCACCTTCCAGTCGAAgaacagtacagaaaatgggaTTAGATACCAGGAAAAG CTAAGAGAAGAAAATTCTCAGCTTCGGAAGCACATCAGAGAACTGCTCAAAAAGTCTGAGGCTGATTCTACAAA GATCAGACAGCTTACAGATGAGCTCCACAGCCGCAATttgaaagaggagagagaggccAAAGCCTTAGAGAGCATGGTGCAGTCTGTGGAAGAAAACCTCCAGCTCATGACA aaACGAGCTGTTAAAGCTGAAAGCAGTTTGTCTAAGCTGAAGCAGGAGGTCCAGCAGCTTCAG AGCCAGCttgatgtgtacagatgtgaaAATGAGCGACTTCGTGCAGGAGAAACTGCTGCCTTGACCTCAATGAGGCAAAATGCTCAAGTGGCCTCCAAGTACCTCATCAAAGCTGCCCAAGATGCTGAGATGTCCATTAA GCAGTTGCTGACAGGAAGAGAGACTTTGTGCCTCGTATCAGAGCTGCTGAGTTCAGTAGACAAGATCACTGAGATTCCAAAATAA